A window of the Kosakonia radicincitans DSM 16656 genome harbors these coding sequences:
- a CDS encoding phosphoketolase family protein: MTASSLSDHDIQLIDRYWRAANYLSVGQIYLMDNPLLREPLKPEHIKPRLLGHWGTTPGLNFIYAHLNRVICQRNLDMIYICGPGHGGPGMVANTWLEGSYSEIYPQVSQDAQGMKKLFRQFSFPGGIPSHAAPETPGSINEGGELGYSLAHAFGAVFDNPSLIAACVIGDGEAETGPLASSWHGIKFLNAARDGAVLPILHLNGYKIANPTILGRASDEDLFQLFRGYGYEPLLVSGHEPEQMHRDMAQALDIALDHIADFQQQARSHQTAERLPRWPLILLRSPKGWTGPQTVDGKKVEDFWRAHQVPVSSCRENDDHRQILQRWMQSYQPEDLFDERGQLKAELRALAPTGDKRMGASPWANGGRLRRELVTPALQSYAVEVTSPGETQAESTAALGAYLAGIFQENADNFRLFGPDETASNRLSKVFDVTSRTWQAAQKPWDEQLAPDGRVMEILSEHQCQGWLEGYLLTGRHGLFNCYEAFIHIVDSMFNQHAKWLKVTRKLPWRAPISSLNYLLSSHVWRQDHNGYSHQDPGFIDHVANKKADIVRIYLPPDANTLLCVADHCLKTWDRINVIVAGKQPAPQWLTLDDAAKHCADGMGIWYWAGTVEEGETPDVVMACAGDVPTMETLAAVDLLREFLPALRIQVVNVVDLMALQTHDQHPHGLSEQAFDALFTVDKPVVFAFHGYPSLIHRLTYLRNNHGNFHVRGFMEEGTTTTPFDMTVLNELDRFHLAQEAILRVPSLQGKADAILDVLQEKIAAHHRYVREYGEDLPEVQNWKWPSQQGSDAAPE, from the coding sequence ATGACGGCATCTTCCCTTTCTGACCATGACATTCAGCTGATCGATCGCTACTGGCGGGCCGCGAATTACCTCTCCGTCGGACAAATTTACCTGATGGATAACCCCTTACTGCGCGAACCTCTCAAGCCGGAACACATCAAGCCGCGCCTGCTGGGGCACTGGGGAACCACGCCCGGCCTTAACTTTATTTATGCCCATCTCAACCGCGTGATATGCCAGCGCAATCTCGATATGATCTATATCTGCGGTCCAGGGCATGGCGGGCCTGGCATGGTAGCGAATACGTGGCTTGAAGGCTCCTACAGCGAGATTTACCCGCAAGTAAGCCAGGATGCGCAGGGGATGAAAAAATTGTTCCGCCAGTTCTCTTTTCCCGGCGGCATCCCCAGCCACGCCGCGCCGGAAACGCCCGGCTCCATTAATGAAGGCGGCGAGCTGGGTTACTCACTGGCGCATGCCTTTGGCGCGGTATTTGATAACCCGTCGCTGATTGCCGCCTGCGTGATTGGCGATGGCGAAGCGGAAACCGGCCCGCTGGCCTCAAGCTGGCACGGGATTAAATTCCTCAATGCCGCGCGCGACGGCGCGGTGCTGCCAATTTTGCATCTTAACGGTTACAAGATTGCTAACCCGACTATCCTCGGGCGCGCCAGCGATGAAGATCTGTTTCAACTGTTTCGCGGCTACGGGTATGAACCCCTGCTGGTCAGCGGCCATGAGCCGGAGCAAATGCATCGCGATATGGCGCAGGCGCTGGACATCGCCCTTGACCACATTGCGGATTTTCAGCAGCAGGCGCGCAGCCATCAGACAGCAGAGCGCTTACCGCGCTGGCCGCTCATTCTGTTGCGTAGCCCGAAAGGCTGGACCGGTCCACAGACCGTGGACGGCAAAAAGGTGGAAGATTTCTGGCGCGCGCATCAGGTGCCGGTCTCTTCATGCCGGGAAAACGATGACCATCGTCAGATCCTGCAACGCTGGATGCAAAGCTACCAGCCGGAGGATCTCTTTGATGAACGCGGTCAGTTAAAGGCGGAACTGCGCGCGCTGGCACCGACCGGTGATAAACGCATGGGCGCGTCGCCGTGGGCAAACGGCGGTCGCTTACGCCGCGAACTGGTGACACCGGCACTGCAATCGTACGCCGTGGAAGTCACCTCGCCCGGCGAAACCCAGGCGGAATCCACTGCGGCACTTGGCGCATATCTGGCAGGCATCTTCCAGGAAAATGCGGATAATTTTCGTCTTTTTGGCCCGGATGAAACGGCGTCTAATCGCCTGAGTAAGGTGTTTGATGTGACCAGCCGCACGTGGCAGGCGGCGCAAAAACCGTGGGATGAACAGCTTGCGCCCGATGGCCGGGTGATGGAGATCCTCAGCGAGCATCAATGTCAGGGCTGGCTGGAAGGGTATCTGCTCACCGGGCGGCATGGTCTGTTTAACTGCTACGAAGCGTTTATTCATATTGTCGATTCGATGTTTAACCAGCATGCCAAGTGGCTGAAAGTGACGCGAAAATTGCCGTGGCGGGCGCCCATCTCCTCGCTGAATTACCTGCTCTCGTCTCATGTCTGGCGCCAGGATCACAACGGTTATAGCCATCAGGATCCCGGCTTTATCGATCACGTTGCCAACAAGAAGGCCGATATTGTGCGCATTTATCTGCCGCCGGATGCGAACACGCTGCTCTGCGTGGCGGATCACTGCCTGAAGACCTGGGATCGCATCAATGTGATTGTCGCCGGGAAACAGCCTGCGCCGCAGTGGCTGACGCTGGATGACGCAGCGAAGCACTGTGCGGACGGAATGGGGATCTGGTACTGGGCGGGCACGGTTGAGGAAGGCGAAACGCCGGATGTGGTGATGGCCTGTGCCGGTGACGTGCCCACCATGGAGACGCTCGCGGCGGTCGATCTGCTGCGCGAATTCCTGCCAGCGTTACGCATTCAGGTGGTGAACGTCGTCGATTTAATGGCTTTACAGACCCACGATCAGCACCCGCATGGCCTGAGCGAGCAGGCGTTTGACGCCCTTTTCACCGTTGATAAACCGGTCGTTTTCGCCTTCCACGGCTACCCCAGTTTGATCCACCGGTTGACCTACCTGCGCAATAACCACGGCAATTTCCACGTACGTGGCTTTATGGAGGAAGGCACCACCACCACGCCGTTTGATATGACCGTGCTGAATGAACTGGATCGTTTTCATCTGGCGCAGGAAGCGATATTGCGTGTGCCATCGCTCCAGGGGAAAGCGGACGCAATCCTTGATGTGTTACAGGAGAAAATCGCCGCCCATCATCGTTATGTCCGCGAATACGGTGAAGATCTGCCGGAAGTGCAAAACTGGAAATGGCCGTCACAGCAAGGCAGCGACGCTGCGCCGGAATAG
- a CDS encoding four-helix bundle copper-binding protein — MQTEHKTCSDACYQCAIACEHCAASCLNEEDMAMMRDCIKLDLQCAALCRLVGQFMALENAYLQPLCRVCVDVCKSCAEECSKHPHDHCQQCAQACRTCAQACLQMAA, encoded by the coding sequence ATGCAAACCGAACATAAAACCTGTAGCGATGCCTGCTATCAATGTGCCATTGCCTGTGAGCATTGCGCCGCGAGTTGTCTCAATGAAGAGGACATGGCAATGATGCGCGATTGCATCAAGCTGGATCTCCAGTGCGCGGCGCTCTGTCGGCTGGTGGGGCAGTTTATGGCGCTGGAGAATGCTTACCTGCAGCCGCTGTGCCGGGTGTGCGTGGATGTCTGCAAATCCTGCGCTGAAGAGTGCAGCAAGCACCCGCATGATCACTGCCAGCAGTGCGCGCAGGCGTGTCGAACCTGCGCGCAAGCCTGCCTGCAAATGGCCGCCTGA
- a CDS encoding cytochrome ubiquinol oxidase subunit I: protein MFEFDAFHLARLQFAFTVSFHIIFPAITIGLASYLVVLEGLWLKTKNPDWRAMYHFWLKIFAVNFGMGVVSGLVMAYQFGTNWSGFSQFAGSITGPLLTYEVLTAFFLEAGFLGVMLFGWNKVGPGLHFFATCMVALGTLMSTFWILASNSWMHTPQGFAIENGQVIPVDWFAVIFNPSFPYRLLHMTIAAFLSTALFVGASAAWHLLHRNDTPAIRKMLSMAMWMALAVAPLQAFIGDMHGLNTLKHQPAKIAAIEGHWENPPGEATPLLLFGLPDMEQERTRYAVEIPSLGSLILTHSLHEQVPALKDFPKADRPNSTIVFWSFRLMVGMGLLMIALGVAALWLRFRQRLYASRPFLYFALCMGPAGLIAILAGWVTTEVGRQPWVVYGLLRTADAVSLHSTLQMSLSLLAFIVVYTSVFGVGYSYMVRLIKKGPQPWDEHATDGRPARPLSAAGESLQAEEKK from the coding sequence ATGTTCGAATTCGATGCATTCCATCTGGCAAGGCTTCAGTTCGCCTTTACGGTCTCGTTTCACATTATTTTTCCTGCTATCACCATCGGGCTCGCCAGCTATCTGGTGGTGCTTGAAGGGTTATGGCTGAAAACCAAAAATCCCGACTGGCGCGCGATGTATCACTTCTGGTTGAAGATCTTCGCCGTCAACTTCGGCATGGGCGTGGTCTCCGGGCTGGTAATGGCTTATCAGTTTGGTACCAACTGGAGCGGCTTTTCCCAGTTTGCCGGCAGTATTACCGGGCCATTGCTCACCTATGAGGTGCTGACCGCCTTCTTCCTTGAGGCGGGTTTTCTCGGCGTCATGCTGTTTGGCTGGAATAAAGTGGGGCCGGGGCTGCACTTTTTCGCTACCTGCATGGTGGCGCTGGGCACGCTGATGTCCACGTTCTGGATCCTTGCATCTAATAGCTGGATGCATACGCCGCAAGGGTTTGCCATTGAAAATGGTCAGGTGATCCCTGTCGACTGGTTTGCGGTCATTTTTAACCCCTCGTTCCCGTACCGTTTACTGCATATGACCATTGCCGCGTTCCTCAGCACTGCCCTCTTCGTTGGCGCTTCCGCTGCCTGGCACTTGCTGCACCGCAATGACACACCGGCAATCCGCAAAATGTTGTCGATGGCGATGTGGATGGCGCTGGCCGTTGCGCCACTGCAGGCCTTTATTGGCGATATGCATGGCCTGAACACACTGAAGCATCAGCCCGCGAAGATCGCCGCCATTGAGGGGCACTGGGAAAATCCGCCCGGTGAAGCCACGCCGTTGTTGTTGTTTGGCTTGCCGGATATGGAACAAGAGCGCACCCGATACGCGGTAGAAATCCCTTCTCTCGGCAGCCTGATCCTCACCCACTCGCTGCATGAACAAGTGCCTGCGCTGAAAGATTTCCCGAAAGCGGATCGGCCCAACTCCACCATTGTCTTCTGGTCATTTCGTCTGATGGTCGGGATGGGGCTATTGATGATTGCGCTCGGCGTTGCCGCGTTGTGGTTACGTTTTCGCCAGCGGCTGTATGCATCGCGCCCCTTCCTGTACTTCGCGCTGTGCATGGGCCCGGCGGGGTTGATTGCCATTCTTGCCGGTTGGGTGACCACCGAAGTCGGTCGGCAACCCTGGGTCGTCTATGGGCTGCTGCGCACGGCGGATGCGGTTTCCCTGCATAGCACCTTACAGATGAGCCTGAGCCTGCTGGCCTTTATCGTGGTGTACACCTCAGTCTTCGGCGTCGGCTACAGCTATATGGTGCGGTTGATTAAGAAAGGACCGCAGCCCTGGGATGAACACGCAACCGACGGCAGACCGGCGCGCCCGCTCTCTGCGGCGGGTGAAAGTTTGCAGGCGGAGGAGAAA
- a CDS encoding manganese catalase family protein, which produces MFRHVKQLQYTVRVSEPNPGLANLLLEQFGGPQGELAAACRYFTQGLGDDDVGRKEMLMDIATEELSHLEIIGTLVGMLNKGAKGELAEGTEKEAELYRSLTANGNDSHITSLLYGGGPALTNSGGVPWTAAYIDTIGEVTADMRSNIAAEARAKIIYERLINVTDDPGVKDALSFLMTREAAHQLSFEKALYSIRNNFPPGKLPPIEQYSNVYYNMSEGDDPRGSWNSDENFDYVADPQPAVDGGDGLATVQLNDKQRALVKAMAKRTQSDPGVDPLTGAELGSGEPQEK; this is translated from the coding sequence ATGTTTCGACACGTAAAACAACTACAGTACACCGTACGCGTCAGCGAGCCAAACCCAGGGCTGGCGAACCTCTTACTGGAACAGTTCGGCGGCCCGCAAGGCGAGCTGGCGGCCGCCTGCCGTTATTTCACTCAGGGTCTGGGTGATGACGATGTGGGCCGCAAAGAGATGTTGATGGATATTGCCACCGAAGAATTAAGCCATCTGGAAATTATTGGAACTCTGGTCGGCATGCTGAATAAAGGCGCGAAAGGCGAACTGGCCGAAGGGACAGAAAAAGAGGCGGAACTTTATCGCTCTTTAACCGCCAATGGCAATGACAGCCATATTACCTCACTGTTATATGGCGGCGGCCCTGCCCTGACGAATTCCGGCGGCGTGCCGTGGACGGCGGCTTATATTGATACCATTGGCGAAGTCACGGCGGATATGCGCTCCAATATTGCGGCGGAAGCACGCGCGAAAATTATTTACGAGCGGCTGATTAATGTCACGGACGATCCGGGTGTTAAAGATGCGCTGAGTTTCCTGATGACGCGAGAAGCGGCGCATCAGCTCTCCTTCGAGAAAGCGCTCTATTCCATCCGTAATAACTTTCCGCCAGGTAAATTGCCGCCCATCGAACAGTACAGCAATGTGTACTACAACATGTCCGAGGGCGACGATCCGCGCGGAAGCTGGAACAGCGACGAGAACTTCGACTACGTGGCCGATCCGCAACCTGCCGTGGATGGTGGCGATGGCCTCGCCACAGTACAACTTAACGATAAACAGCGCGCGCTGGTGAAAGCGATGGCGAAGCGTACGCAATCCGATCCCGGCGTTGATCCGCTGACCGGTGCAGAGCTGGGTAGCGGAGAGCCGCAAGAGAAATAA
- a CDS encoding DUF421 domain-containing protein has translation MEMVLRALAIYLILLLVFKVVGRRALLEMTSFDLILLLIISEATQQALLGNDFSVTGAMLTIVTLVAVDILFGLVKKYLSGAESVIDGSPVILVENGIPLVDKLQKVDVSCDDILVAARQNQGITELSKIRYAILERNGHISIIPVEG, from the coding sequence ATGGAAATGGTGCTGCGGGCGTTGGCGATCTATTTAATCCTGTTACTGGTTTTTAAAGTGGTGGGACGCCGCGCGTTATTAGAGATGACCAGTTTTGACCTGATCCTGCTGTTGATCATCAGCGAGGCCACGCAACAGGCGCTCCTCGGCAACGACTTTTCCGTTACCGGTGCAATGCTGACCATTGTTACGCTGGTAGCGGTCGATATTTTGTTCGGGCTGGTGAAAAAATATCTCTCCGGGGCGGAGTCGGTCATTGATGGTTCGCCGGTTATCCTGGTTGAAAATGGCATTCCTCTTGTCGATAAACTGCAAAAAGTGGATGTCTCTTGTGATGATATTCTGGTCGCAGCGCGACAGAATCAGGGCATTACCGAGTTGAGTAAAATCCGTTATGCCATTCTCGAACGCAACGGGCATATCTCCATTATTCCCGTTGAGGGGTAG
- a CDS encoding DUF3750 domain-containing protein, producing the protein MIVIKTFFLSLLCITLLSLAVSLAQAMHQRDTRTQQGWWDARRDSAGIAPDARKNAQLAIVQVYAAPTWGWKGAVAVHPWIIFKRAGETHYNRYEVISWGAGDKVRRNSNIPDGYWYGAQPRLLVDHRGPQAEAMIPQIEAAIASYPWPQTYHAWPGPNSNTFLAHIGREVPALKLDLPANAVGKDFRSLRNPIGLPPSGRGVQVSLLGVAGVTLGAEEGFELNLLGLNVGLGFTPLRLRLPFIGGLGSNNLQKETAERAQ; encoded by the coding sequence ATGATCGTCATAAAAACCTTTTTCCTGAGCCTGCTGTGCATCACGCTGCTCTCCCTTGCCGTCAGCCTCGCCCAGGCGATGCACCAGCGGGACACGCGCACGCAGCAAGGGTGGTGGGATGCCCGGCGTGATTCAGCCGGTATTGCGCCTGATGCGCGTAAAAATGCCCAACTCGCCATCGTGCAGGTTTATGCCGCACCCACCTGGGGCTGGAAAGGCGCGGTGGCGGTGCATCCGTGGATCATTTTCAAACGCGCCGGTGAAACGCACTATAACCGCTACGAAGTGATTAGCTGGGGCGCAGGCGATAAAGTGCGGCGTAACAGTAATATTCCTGATGGCTACTGGTACGGCGCACAGCCGCGCTTGCTGGTCGATCACCGTGGCCCGCAGGCCGAAGCGATGATCCCGCAGATTGAAGCGGCGATTGCTTCTTACCCGTGGCCGCAGACCTACCACGCCTGGCCTGGGCCAAACAGCAATACGTTTCTCGCACATATCGGGCGCGAAGTCCCGGCGCTGAAGCTGGATCTGCCCGCCAATGCGGTCGGCAAAGATTTCCGCTCGCTGCGCAATCCGATTGGCCTGCCACCCTCCGGCCGCGGCGTGCAGGTCTCCCTGCTCGGTGTTGCGGGCGTAACGCTGGGGGCGGAAGAGGGGTTTGAACTCAATCTACTGGGGCTGAATGTCGGGCTGGGTTTCACGCCGCTGCGCCTGCGTTTGCCGTTTATCGGCGGCCTTGGCAGCAATAATTTGCAGAAAGAGACCGCGGAACGCGCTCAGTGA
- a CDS encoding general stress protein, translated as MAEHRGGSGNFAEDREKASEAGRKGGQHSGGNFKNDPQRASEAGKKGGQNSHGGGRKSGE; from the coding sequence ATGGCTGAACATCGTGGCGGTTCTGGAAATTTCGCAGAAGATCGTGAAAAAGCATCCGAAGCAGGTCGTAAAGGTGGTCAACATAGCGGCGGTAATTTTAAAAATGATCCGCAGCGTGCATCTGAAGCCGGGAAAAAAGGCGGTCAAAATAGCCATGGCGGCGGCCGTAAATCTGGTGAGTGA
- the atzF gene encoding allophanate hydrolase — protein MALMTGKTLAAWQQRIRQESESVYSLLKAHIDALSLEDNAWLVIASDAQLQAQINALLPLYRNNPDAFPLFGVPFAVKDNVDVAGWPTTAACPALKFIAERDATAVARLKAAGAIVIGKTNLDQFATGLVGTRSPYGAVPNTFDPAYVSGGSSSGSASVVARGLVPFAFGTDTAGSGRVPAGFNNIVGLKPTKGWLSATGVLPACRLNDTLSVFALTVEDAFYIATLAGGADSEDAYSRVNPATAPAAIPQNPVFAIPAELRFFGDTQAEAAWLSALEALRTSGATLQPIDFSPFYQLAEQLYQGPWVAERTASVGEMLHHPEQMDPTVHTIISAGLNYSAVDAFNAEYLRAELAQKIQHALSEVDALVVPTSPTIRTLEEIKQEPILFNSQFGTYTNFTNLADLCALALPAPFRADGLPAGITLIAPAWYDRALADFGLRWQQQLALPLGATGQPFTPPAAALPVSQHHVRVAVVGAHLRGMPLNFQLTTRDAAFVEATETAPCYRLYALANTTPPKPGIARQAQGAAIAVELWDIPLARFGEFVAEIPAPLGIGSLELADGRWVKGFICEPAALHDATDITEFKGWRNWIARQESKHV, from the coding sequence ATGGCGTTAATGACAGGAAAAACACTGGCTGCATGGCAGCAGCGCATCCGGCAGGAGAGTGAGTCGGTTTATTCGCTTTTAAAAGCGCATATTGATGCTTTATCCCTTGAGGATAATGCCTGGCTGGTGATCGCCAGCGACGCGCAGTTGCAGGCGCAAATTAATGCGTTACTGCCGCTGTACCGCAATAATCCCGATGCGTTTCCGCTGTTCGGCGTGCCTTTCGCCGTCAAAGACAATGTGGATGTGGCGGGCTGGCCGACCACGGCGGCGTGCCCGGCGCTCAAATTTATCGCTGAAAGAGATGCCACCGCCGTTGCCCGGTTGAAAGCGGCCGGGGCGATTGTGATTGGTAAAACCAACCTCGATCAGTTCGCCACCGGGCTGGTCGGCACGCGTTCCCCCTACGGCGCAGTGCCGAACACCTTTGATCCCGCGTATGTCAGCGGCGGCTCCAGTTCGGGGTCGGCTTCCGTAGTGGCGCGCGGCCTGGTGCCGTTTGCCTTTGGCACTGACACCGCCGGTTCGGGGCGCGTGCCTGCCGGGTTTAACAATATTGTCGGACTGAAGCCGACCAAAGGCTGGCTCTCGGCAACCGGCGTGCTGCCCGCCTGCCGTCTGAATGACACGCTGTCGGTGTTTGCCCTGACGGTGGAAGATGCGTTTTACATCGCGACGCTGGCGGGCGGCGCAGACAGTGAAGATGCCTACTCGCGGGTTAACCCGGCAACAGCACCAGCGGCCATCCCGCAAAACCCGGTTTTCGCCATCCCGGCAGAGCTGCGTTTCTTTGGCGATACGCAGGCTGAAGCCGCCTGGCTGAGCGCGCTGGAGGCATTGCGCACCAGCGGCGCGACGTTGCAGCCGATTGATTTCTCGCCGTTCTACCAGCTTGCCGAGCAGCTTTATCAGGGGCCGTGGGTGGCGGAACGTACCGCCTCTGTCGGCGAGATGCTGCACCATCCGGAGCAGATGGACCCCACGGTGCACACTATTATTTCCGCCGGGTTGAACTACAGCGCGGTGGATGCCTTTAACGCGGAGTACCTGCGTGCAGAGCTGGCGCAAAAAATCCAGCACGCCCTGAGCGAGGTTGATGCGCTGGTAGTACCGACATCGCCCACCATCCGTACGCTGGAAGAGATAAAGCAGGAACCGATTCTCTTCAACTCGCAGTTTGGCACCTACACCAACTTTACCAATCTGGCGGATCTCTGTGCGCTGGCCTTGCCTGCGCCGTTTCGCGCCGACGGTTTACCGGCCGGGATCACGCTGATCGCTCCGGCCTGGTATGACCGCGCGCTGGCGGATTTCGGCCTGCGCTGGCAACAGCAACTGGCACTGCCGCTTGGTGCGACCGGCCAGCCATTCACCCCACCAGCGGCGGCATTACCGGTTTCTCAACACCATGTTCGCGTTGCCGTGGTGGGCGCGCATCTGCGCGGCATGCCGCTGAATTTCCAGCTCACCACCCGTGATGCCGCGTTTGTCGAAGCCACCGAAACCGCGCCGTGCTACCGGCTGTATGCGCTGGCAAACACCACACCACCCAAGCCGGGTATTGCCCGCCAGGCGCAGGGCGCAGCCATTGCGGTGGAGCTATGGGATATCCCACTGGCGCGCTTTGGTGAGTTTGTCGCAGAGATCCCCGCGCCGCTCGGTATCGGTTCGCTGGAGCTGGCCGATGGACGCTGGGTGAAAGGGTTTATCTGCGAACCGGCAGCGCTGCACGATGCCACCGACATTACTGAATTTAAAGGCTGGCGTAACTGGATTGCCCGCCAGGAGAGCAAACATGTTTAA
- a CDS encoding ferritin-like domain-containing protein gives MTPQENYHDWLRDAHAMEKQAESMLSAMSSRIDNYPDLRARIDQHLTETKGQIKLLEEVLDRNNINRSLMKDATSKMSAMGQAVGGMFASDEVVKGSISSYVFEQFEIACYTSLITAAEKVGDIASIDIFKQILAEEKAMAEWAFNHLPDVTEQFLLRDTAAGVEAKK, from the coding sequence ATGACGCCGCAAGAAAATTATCATGACTGGCTACGCGACGCGCACGCCATGGAAAAACAAGCGGAATCGATGCTTAGCGCAATGAGCAGCCGCATCGATAATTATCCCGACCTGCGTGCAAGAATTGATCAACACTTAACTGAAACTAAAGGGCAAATTAAACTTCTGGAAGAGGTTCTCGATCGCAACAATATTAATCGCTCATTAATGAAAGATGCCACCAGTAAAATGAGCGCGATGGGTCAGGCCGTTGGAGGCATGTTTGCTTCTGATGAAGTTGTCAAAGGCTCAATTAGCAGCTACGTATTCGAGCAATTTGAAATTGCCTGTTATACGTCATTAATTACGGCGGCAGAAAAAGTCGGTGATATTGCCAGCATCGATATTTTCAAACAAATTCTTGCCGAAGAGAAAGCGATGGCTGAATGGGCGTTTAATCATTTACCCGACGTTACCGAACAATTTTTACTTCGCGATACCGCTGCCGGTGTGGAAGCTAAAAAATAA
- a CDS encoding quinone oxidoreductase family protein has translation MKAAVYFQPGKPDVLRYIDVPQPICGADEVLIKVEAIALEGGDVINRATAAPSSQGTVPGYSAAGTIVAVGKNVQNRQPSQRVATIALSGSHAQYRAVPAAWSWVIPDGLDVVTAAVIPVSFGTAAWALSSRLHLQAGETLLIQGGAGGVGVAAIQLAKARGARVLATLSGRARVAKLHELGLDVALDYRQQDIVAEVQTLTQQRGVDSVLDLAGSTLEQSFACLREGGTVVLAGNAGGSTRADLAALQQANQTLSGLFWGRELANEQARASVDTLLAQARDGTLWVLIDREFALQEVVEAHRYAEENRVLGRIILRP, from the coding sequence ATGAAAGCCGCTGTCTATTTTCAGCCCGGAAAACCGGACGTATTGCGCTATATCGATGTGCCGCAACCCATTTGCGGCGCAGATGAGGTGTTGATTAAGGTTGAAGCAATCGCCCTTGAAGGCGGCGATGTGATTAATCGCGCCACCGCCGCCCCTTCTTCGCAGGGCACTGTCCCCGGCTATTCGGCGGCGGGCACCATTGTGGCGGTGGGTAAAAATGTGCAAAACCGCCAGCCCAGCCAGCGCGTTGCCACCATTGCGCTTAGCGGTTCACATGCCCAATACCGCGCTGTGCCCGCCGCATGGAGCTGGGTTATCCCTGATGGACTGGATGTGGTGACCGCCGCCGTGATCCCGGTTAGCTTTGGTACCGCCGCCTGGGCGCTCTCTTCCCGTCTTCATCTTCAGGCTGGCGAAACGCTGCTGATCCAGGGCGGTGCGGGCGGCGTTGGCGTGGCCGCCATTCAACTGGCGAAAGCGCGCGGCGCGCGCGTGCTGGCGACACTTTCCGGCAGAGCCCGCGTGGCAAAACTTCACGAACTGGGTCTTGATGTGGCGCTCGATTACCGCCAGCAGGATATTGTGGCCGAGGTGCAAACGCTCACCCAACAGCGCGGCGTGGACAGCGTGCTGGATCTGGCAGGCTCCACGCTTGAACAGTCCTTCGCCTGCCTGCGTGAAGGCGGAACGGTGGTGCTGGCCGGTAACGCTGGGGGCAGTACCCGCGCCGATTTAGCGGCGTTACAGCAGGCCAATCAGACGCTGAGCGGGCTGTTCTGGGGGCGCGAACTGGCTAACGAACAGGCCAGAGCCTCCGTCGACACGCTGCTGGCGCAGGCGCGTGATGGCACGTTATGGGTGCTTATTGATCGCGAGTTTGCGCTACAGGAGGTGGTGGAAGCCCACCGTTACGCCGAAGAGAACCGCGTGCTGGGGCGCATTATTCTGCGCCCCTGA
- a CDS encoding ferritin-like domain-containing protein, with product MQINSVTDLFIHSLSDIYSAEKQLTRALSKLARESSSSELSEAFKKHYEETQGQIERLDQLVEAEPNIKLKRMKCHAMEGLIDEANEVIEATEKGSVRDAGLIAAAQKVEHYEIASYGTLCTLASQLGLKKAQQLLAETLEEEKTTDTLLTKIATSNINQKAGS from the coding sequence ATGCAGATTAATTCCGTTACTGATCTATTTATTCATTCGCTCTCTGATATTTACAGCGCGGAAAAGCAACTGACCCGCGCACTCTCCAAACTGGCGCGCGAATCTTCAAGCAGCGAGCTGTCTGAAGCTTTCAAAAAGCACTATGAAGAAACCCAGGGGCAGATTGAGCGCCTCGATCAGTTGGTAGAAGCTGAGCCAAATATCAAGCTTAAGCGTATGAAATGTCACGCCATGGAAGGGTTGATCGATGAAGCTAATGAAGTCATTGAAGCCACGGAAAAAGGCAGCGTACGCGATGCCGGGCTGATTGCAGCAGCACAAAAAGTCGAACATTACGAAATTGCCTCTTACGGCACGCTTTGTACCCTCGCCAGTCAGTTAGGTCTGAAAAAGGCACAGCAATTACTTGCTGAAACCTTAGAAGAAGAAAAAACCACCGATACATTACTTACCAAAATAGCCACTTCAAATATTAATCAAAAAGCTGGAAGCTAA